In one window of Desulfuribacillus alkaliarsenatis DNA:
- a CDS encoding abortive infection system toxin AbiGii family protein: MRIGDFMYVDFKRLVKQQEPIDIPQEIIRQLNKELPKGLEYVQIGENACGVTSKEDLNIKLNIVFPEIPNKFSELIKTSEDFFEYMYRTQTKLSCKPNEDGTITINNHKISCSDFIKFPLSDKKLKEFGEFSIEPQEFPEMGTIVFQTGKMKKSLKLKRVPYESMDTIAIETSDNTWLKVRILLHEKTFSANINFIFRLEIIKSVNEIVQAYKYHNSLFTNGVSMAGFNINGKISKDKIISNKTIDFWEKVLQLENKLGLHFDCSTPLTRNVAYEFHILFRCFIEDKPYREDIKVKSDTGLYFSEIGEIEKQIGQEIAVSYIQEISWEIQSQIFSSYTVTSLFNTIVDSIDEIDSLDESNKYFVKLRSAENKTMFQVMKLFMTRDEAENFQSEMNKNYSYFANKMREAEKIII; encoded by the coding sequence GTGAGGATTGGTGATTTTATGTATGTAGATTTTAAAAGGCTAGTAAAACAACAAGAACCTATAGACATTCCTCAAGAAATAATAAGACAATTGAATAAAGAATTACCCAAAGGATTGGAGTATGTTCAGATAGGGGAAAATGCTTGCGGTGTTACATCAAAAGAAGATTTAAATATAAAATTAAATATTGTCTTTCCAGAAATACCTAATAAATTTTCTGAGCTAATTAAGACTAGTGAAGATTTTTTTGAATATATGTACAGGACACAAACTAAATTAAGTTGTAAGCCCAATGAAGATGGAACTATTACAATTAACAATCATAAAATATCTTGTTCTGATTTTATCAAATTCCCTTTATCTGATAAAAAACTAAAAGAATTCGGCGAATTCAGTATTGAACCTCAAGAATTTCCTGAAATGGGTACTATCGTTTTTCAGACAGGAAAAATGAAAAAAAGCCTAAAGTTGAAAAGAGTACCCTACGAAAGCATGGATACAATTGCTATTGAAACTAGTGATAATACTTGGTTAAAAGTAAGAATTTTACTTCATGAAAAAACCTTTTCGGCAAATATAAATTTTATTTTTAGATTGGAAATAATTAAATCAGTTAATGAAATTGTACAAGCATATAAATATCATAATAGCTTATTTACAAATGGAGTATCTATGGCTGGATTTAATATTAATGGTAAAATTAGTAAAGATAAAATCATATCTAATAAAACTATTGATTTTTGGGAAAAAGTGTTGCAACTGGAAAACAAATTGGGTCTACATTTTGATTGTTCGACCCCTCTAACAAGAAATGTCGCATATGAATTTCATATTCTCTTTAGATGTTTTATTGAGGATAAGCCCTATCGAGAAGATATTAAAGTTAAGTCTGATACTGGTCTCTATTTCTCTGAAATAGGGGAAATAGAGAAACAAATTGGTCAAGAAATAGCAGTAAGTTATATACAAGAAATTTCGTGGGAGATACAATCACAAATATTTTCTTCATATACAGTTACATCTTTATTTAATACTATAGTAGATTCTATAGATGAGATTGATTCTTTAGATGAAAGTAATAAATACTTTGTTAAACTAAGATCCGCTGAAAACAAAACAATGTTTCAAGTAATGAAGTTGTTTATGACGAGGGATGAAGCAGAGAATTTCCAATCTGAAATGAATAAGAATTATAGTTATTTTGCAAATAAAATGCGTGAGGCTGAAAAAATAATAATTTAG